In Candidatus Desulfofervidus auxilii, one genomic interval encodes:
- the ychF gene encoding redox-regulated ATPase YchF, with product MGFKCGIIGLPNVGKSTLFNALTAAKAEVANYPFTTINPNLGIVEVPDQRLYKIAELIKPQRVVPAILEFVDIAGLVRNASKGEGLGNQFLSHIRNVDAIAHVVRCFKKTDVPHVEGELNPKRDIEIVNLELILADLATIEKRIEKLNRLAKIGDKKAKGNLEHITILKTYLEQGRSLISCMSQIDEKTTYLIREFQFLTAKPVMYVANIDEAEITEDNECVKEVKKIAKNEGAVMVKICGKLEAELAELPSEERQEFLENLGLKETSLSKFIREGYKILSLISFFTTTGPEVRAWTIKKGTKAPQAAGKIHSDMEKGFIRAEIIKYEDLIREGSIQACKEKGLVRIEGKDYEIQDGDIVYFRFNV from the coding sequence ATGGGTTTTAAATGTGGGATTATTGGACTGCCTAATGTGGGTAAATCTACTTTATTTAATGCATTAACTGCAGCCAAGGCAGAAGTAGCCAATTATCCCTTTACTACCATCAATCCTAATTTAGGTATAGTAGAAGTTCCTGACCAACGCCTTTATAAAATCGCTGAGTTGATTAAACCCCAAAGAGTAGTGCCTGCCATATTGGAATTTGTAGATATTGCTGGTTTAGTTCGGAATGCCAGTAAAGGAGAAGGGTTGGGAAATCAATTTCTTTCTCATATTAGAAATGTAGATGCCATTGCCCATGTTGTGCGCTGTTTTAAAAAGACCGATGTGCCTCATGTTGAGGGAGAGTTAAATCCTAAAAGAGATATAGAAATTGTGAACCTAGAACTCATATTGGCAGACTTAGCTACCATAGAAAAAAGGATTGAAAAATTGAATCGCTTAGCTAAGATAGGAGACAAAAAAGCTAAAGGAAATTTAGAGCACATAACCATCTTAAAAACTTACTTAGAGCAAGGTAGGTCTTTGATATCCTGTATGAGCCAAATTGATGAAAAAACAACCTATTTGATTAGGGAATTTCAATTTTTAACTGCCAAACCTGTTATGTATGTAGCCAATATAGACGAGGCAGAAATAACAGAAGACAATGAATGTGTAAAGGAAGTAAAAAAAATAGCAAAAAACGAAGGTGCAGTAATGGTCAAAATTTGCGGCAAACTGGAGGCAGAATTGGCAGAGTTGCCTTCTGAAGAAAGGCAGGAATTTTTGGAAAATTTAGGATTAAAAGAAACAAGCTTAAGTAAATTTATCAGAGAAGGATATAAAATCTTATCTCTTATTAGCTTTTTTACTACTACTGGGCCTGAAGTGAGGGCCTGGACTATAAAAAAAGGCACCAAGGCTCCCCAGGCGGCTGGGAAGATACATTCAGATATGGAAAAGGGATTTATTCGGGCAGAAATCATTAAATATGAGGATTTAATTAGAGAAGGCTCTATTCAAGCTTGTAAAGAGAAAGGTTTAGTGAGAATAGAAGGTAAGGATTATGAAATTCAAGATGGCGACATTGTTTATTTTAGGTTTAATGTTTAA
- a CDS encoding DUF4911 domain-containing protein gives MSNYGYNLFMHKTSTIWHVYLPRDKIALFQWILGEYNGLAQFHTLDRFKAVVELMIPPGNEPEVARVIQALKEEWQCEINIIK, from the coding sequence ATGTCAAATTATGGTTATAATTTATTTATGCACAAAACCAGCACTATTTGGCATGTTTATTTACCACGGGATAAAATTGCTTTATTTCAATGGATTTTGGGTGAATACAATGGATTAGCGCAATTTCACACCCTAGATAGGTTTAAAGCAGTGGTAGAACTGATGATTCCCCCTGGAAATGAGCCAGAAGTAGCTAGGGTAATTCAGGCCCTCAAGGAAGAATGGCAATGTGAAATTAATATAATAAAATAG
- a CDS encoding PAC2 family protein codes for MRLSVEVLKKQEFQTPILLACWPGMGYVALSVAKYLQSHLPAEKIALISADDCFQLPGISINSGLIESIFLPQNNFYFWQSKDKSLLIFIGDAQPVPGKEYLLANTILDFAQAHGVRQVFTSAAMPLEISHKTTPNVWAVGSDEQVLQKLSQQNIQLMKRGTISGMNGSLLGVAKGRNFEAICLLGEIPFYTIQIENPKATKAVIEVFMSLTGITVDMSELDEVSQYMEKEVDEYLKIAQEKGQAVTPPKGPETLH; via the coding sequence ATGAGACTATCAGTGGAGGTTTTAAAAAAACAGGAGTTTCAAACTCCAATTTTATTAGCTTGTTGGCCAGGGATGGGATATGTAGCCTTAAGTGTGGCCAAATATTTACAGAGTCACCTCCCAGCCGAAAAAATTGCCCTTATTTCTGCAGATGATTGTTTTCAATTACCAGGGATTTCTATCAACTCCGGATTAATTGAATCCATTTTTCTTCCTCAAAACAACTTTTATTTTTGGCAGTCAAAAGACAAATCGCTCCTTATTTTTATCGGTGATGCCCAGCCAGTTCCAGGTAAAGAATATCTTTTAGCCAATACTATCTTGGACTTTGCTCAGGCACACGGTGTTAGACAAGTCTTTACCTCCGCAGCTATGCCTTTAGAAATTAGTCATAAAACTACTCCTAATGTTTGGGCCGTAGGCTCGGATGAACAAGTTTTGCAAAAACTCAGCCAACAAAACATCCAACTCATGAAAAGGGGCACGATCAGTGGTATGAATGGTTCACTCTTGGGAGTAGCCAAGGGAAGGAATTTTGAAGCCATTTGTCTTTTAGGGGAAATTCCCTTTTATACCATCCAGATAGAAAATCCCAAGGCAACTAAAGCAGTAATTGAAGTATTTATGTCTCTTACAGGTATTACGGTAGATATGTCTGAATTAGATGAAGTAAGTCAATACATGGAAAAGGAAGTAGATGAGTATTTAAAAATAGCTCAAGAAAAAGGGCAAGCAGTAACACCTCCTAAAGGGCCAGAGACATTGCATTAA
- a CDS encoding tRNA1(Val) (adenine(37)-N6)-methyltransferase gives MREYTLDSFFEGHLKVYQHKNGYRFGIDAFILANFVHLKKGETVLELGTGCGIISLILVYKFPQVKRIIGIEIQPSLVSLARKNVKLNKRENLVEIAQVDIKELKEKFPHANFDVVVSNPPYYSLKRGRLNPDTEKAIARHEIKSSLLDIVKTGQYMLKEKGRFYFIYPAFRCEHLFVTLRNYNLEPKRLRFVHPYTKKEANFVLVEAIKGGKEEVKVEFPLIIYEKQAEYTPEVANYYKTTGEK, from the coding sequence ATGAGAGAGTATACTTTAGATAGCTTTTTTGAAGGTCATCTGAAGGTCTATCAACATAAAAATGGGTATCGTTTTGGAATTGACGCTTTTATTCTAGCCAATTTCGTCCATTTAAAAAAAGGGGAAACTGTGCTTGAACTAGGCACTGGTTGTGGAATTATCTCTTTAATCTTGGTCTATAAATTTCCTCAGGTAAAAAGAATAATAGGGATAGAAATTCAGCCAAGTTTAGTTTCTCTGGCAAGGAAAAATGTGAAGTTAAACAAAAGAGAAAACTTGGTGGAAATAGCTCAGGTAGATATTAAAGAATTGAAAGAAAAATTTCCCCATGCTAATTTTGATGTAGTGGTAAGCAATCCACCTTATTATTCCTTAAAAAGGGGACGTTTAAACCCCGATACGGAAAAGGCTATTGCCCGTCATGAAATAAAAAGTTCTCTATTAGATATTGTAAAAACAGGACAATATATGTTAAAAGAAAAGGGAAGGTTTTATTTTATATATCCTGCTTTTAGGTGTGAGCACCTTTTTGTGACATTGCGGAATTATAATTTAGAACCCAAGCGATTGCGTTTTGTGCATCCTTATACAAAGAAGGAGGCTAATTTTGTGCTAGTGGAAGCTATCAAGGGAGGAAAAGAAGAAGTAAAGGTTGAATTCCCTCTTATTATTTATGAAAAACAAGCAGAATATACACCCGAAGTAGCAAATTACTATAAAACAACAGGAGAAAAATGA